DNA sequence from the Verrucomicrobiota bacterium genome:
GCACACAATACCGTTCCACCATCATGTACACTGTCGATGAACAAAAACAAATAGCAGAGAAATCAAAGGCCGTCGCACAAAAAGGGTTATCCGATAATATTGTGACGGAAATCGTTCCTCTTCAGACGTTTTATGTGGCAGAGGATTATCATCAGGATTATTATAACCAGAATAAATCCGCCGGATACTGCCGCATGGTTATCAAACCCAAGCTCGACAAACTTAAACTCAAAGATTAAGCGGCTGATTTTTCCGGAGCGATCGGGCCATTGCCACGCAGGGTCATGACTTTATTCATCATTTTGATCACGATAAAAACGGTCAGGGCGATAATCAGGAATTCGATCACGGTATTAATGAACATCCCGTAACGGATAGCCACGGCAGGGATAGCGACTCCGGCGGCGTCGGTTGTAGCTTCTTTTAGGACATATTGGAGATTTTTGAAATCTACTCCGCCGATCAAGTAACCCAAAGGGGGCATGATCAGATCAGAGACAATCGAATTAACGATTTTATTAAACGCCGCCCCGATAATCACACCCACAGCCATATCAATGGCGTTACCTTTGACTGCAAACTCTTTAAACTCCTGAATAAATCCCATGATAAAAATCTCCTGTTAAGCGGAGGATGTTAATACAAGGACGAATTATCTCAATTCTGATTTTCAGTCTTTCTTGGGTATTTTCCACAAGGGTTTTGCCGTATTCTCCGCTAACGAGATAATGGTCCAGATCGATGTGTCGCCTTGGACCACGCGCAAGATCATGTCCGCATCACCTAGCCCATTGAGGGTGATTCTTTTCTTGTCCGGGACTGTCTCGATGGTCTTTTGATCGGTTAAATAATAAGAAATAGTTCCATCATAATATACTTCATAACCCTTAAAAAATCTGCGCAGGCCACCGTAGCTGATAGTTCCTTTCCAGTTCATGGGATATACGGGAGGGATGATTTTTTGCAGACGTTTTTCCGACTCTTCTGCGCCCCCTTTTTTCTCGAAAACAATCTTGTCCCCGGCCTTCACATACCAGCTTTGCCGGAAGAAAAACCCTGCATCTTTTGTCTCGGGGGCATAGAGGATTTTTGCTGCTGCTTGTTTACGTTTATCGCGGGAGCTCCCCACATTGCTCAAGGAATTAAATCCCTGTTCCCGCCAGAAAGCATCCTTGATCGTGACCACAGCGAAATTCAGCCGGTGAGATGCCTTGTCGGCTCCCTGCTTTTTCCCGCACCCCGTGAGGACTATAAAAAAGCTCAGTAATAAACAGGTGATACAAAGGGCAATTTGCTTCATGGGTGTATTTATTTTAACCCCTTTTTTCTAAAACGGATGACATTAGAAATCAAGCACACGTCGCTGAGGCTCATGGCTAAGGCCGCAATCATCGGAGAGAGGAGAATGCCGAAGAAGGGGTAGAGAACACCTGCGGCGATGGGGATACCGGCCACATTATAGAAAAAGGCGAAAAAAAGATTCTCCTTGATATTGCGCATGGTTCTTTCGCTGAGTTTACGGGCTTTATGAATCCCCGCTAGGTCCCCTTTGAGCAGGGTGACATGGGCGCTCTGGATCGCCGCATCGGTGCCGCTGCCCATGGCTATACCGACATTAGCCTGTGCGAGTGCAGGGGCATCATTGATTCCGTCCCCGGCCATGGCCACGATGAGTCCTTGGGCTTGGAGTTCACGGATCTTTGCGGCTTTCCCGTCGGGCATGACCCCGGCGAAATATTCTTTTATCCCGGCTTGTCCGGCGGCGGTCCGTGCGACGGATGCGCGGTCACCGGTCATCATAATGACACGGACTCCTGAGTCATGCAGGGCGCTCACCGCGTCACGGGCGTTTGGTTTCAAGGGGTCTTCGAGTTCGACGACACCGGCTAATTTCCCCCCTTCCGAGACATAAATCAATGTCGAGGAGGATTCCTGATTGATCTTTTGGGCTTCAGCCCCGACCGCAATCTGGAGTTCCTCCATGAATGCTAAGGTGCCTGCCGCCGCCGTTTTTTTACCGACTGTCCCCTTGATCCCGCGTCCGGTTGTTGCGGAGACGTCCACCGCTTTTTCTAGGGTCAGGTTTTTGAGGCGGGCCTCATCGATTATTGCACGGGCTAGGGGATGTTCACTCTGAGCCTCCAGGCTCGCGGCGATTTCCAGAATAGTCGCACTGGAAAATCCGTTGAATCCGGTCACGGATTTAACCGCGGGTTTCCCAGCAGTCAATGTCCCGGTTTTATCCACGACGACCACATCGACCTTGCTGAGTGCCTGGATCGCCTCGGCATTCCGGAAGAGTACCCCGTTTTTCGCCCCGAGCCCGGTGCCTACTACAATCGACAGGGGTGTGGCCAGTCCCAACGCGCAAGGGCAGGCGATGAGCAGGACGGCGACGGCATTGATTAAACCGAAAGTAAAGGAGGGTGCAGGCCCGACCCACCACCAGATAAGGAATGTGGCCAGCGCAATCACCAGTACGATGGGGACAAAAATAGCGGCGATTTTATCGACAAGCTGCTGGACCGGCACCCGGCTGGTCTGCGCTTTGGAAACCATCGTGACGATTTGCGCGAGCATGGTGTGCGCACCGGTTCTTTCGATGGAGACAAGGAGACTGCCATTACCATTGACTGTCGCGCCCGTCACCGGATCACCCGGCTTTTTATCCACGGGCATGGATTCACCGGTGAGCATGGACTCATCCAGGGTGGAAGCTCCTTCGATCACGCGCCCGTCGGCGGGGATTTTTCCCCCGGGGCGGATACGCACGTGATCCCCGGCTTTTAATGATGATGCGGAGACTTCCCTTTCACTGCCGTCACCTGATACGAGGGTCGCCACCGGGGGGGCAAGGTCGAGGAGTTCCTTGATGGCATTACCGGTTTTTTTGCGGGTTCTTTCCTCAAGGACTTGCCCGAGAAGGATCAGGACAATGATCTCAGCGGCGGCTTCAAAATACAGATGGGGAAATCCATTTTCTTGGATGATCGATGCGGGAAATATCCCCGGGAATAAAAGCCCGGCCACACTGTACCCGAAGGCTGCGAGCGAACCCAGGCTAATCAGGGAGAACATATTTAAGCGCATGGTCAGGAATGATTGGACTCCTTTACTCAAAAGTGGCCAGCCTCCCCAGAAAACGACGATCGTGGCGATGAGCCCGCTCATCCAAGGCATCGCGGTGTCGGGGATCCATCCGATCAGGCTGTGTCCACCGGGGATCATGTGCAGCATTTCATAGAGAAAAAGAGGGAGCGTCAGGATAGCGGCTATCACCACGCGCTGGAGCAATTTGTCCCCGCCATCGTCACTACAACAGCCTCCGGGCTCTCCCCCATCTCCGTGGTCAGCGGTGGGGAAACCCTCGACTCGTTCCAAGGCCATACCACATTTGGGACAGTCCCCGGGTGAATCGGAGATGACCTCCGGGTGCATCGGGCAAGTGTACTGTCCGGACTGCGGACCTTGTGCAATTTGCGTGGACGCTACGGGTTTTTGATCATGGGAGCAGCCGTCGTGTCCGGGCTCGCCAGATTTGTCATGAGGTAGTCTATCCATAGGGATTATTTTTACACACCGCCCGGGGGATTTGCACTCACAGATTCTGGAGGGGGGGGGGAAACTATTTCCCCAGTTTGCGGCTGGCTTTGTCCAGGATGCGGCGTTCATCGGCAGAGAGGCTTTGCATGCCGTGTTTGGAGATTTTATCGAGGATGGGGTCGACCTCGTGACTGATGAAATGATCCTTGGATGTGCTTGTCTCGGCCTCCACCGATCCTTCGCCCTGCCGATTATATATTTCCCGTGTGGCAGCGGCTTTTGTCACA
Encoded proteins:
- the mscL gene encoding large-conductance mechanosensitive channel protein MscL; the protein is MGFIQEFKEFAVKGNAIDMAVGVIIGAAFNKIVNSIVSDLIMPPLGYLIGGVDFKNLQYVLKEATTDAAGVAIPAVAIRYGMFINTVIEFLIIALTVFIVIKMMNKVMTLRGNGPIAPEKSAA
- a CDS encoding copper-translocating P-type ATPase, with the protein product MDRLPHDKSGEPGHDGCSHDQKPVASTQIAQGPQSGQYTCPMHPEVISDSPGDCPKCGMALERVEGFPTADHGDGGEPGGCCSDDGGDKLLQRVVIAAILTLPLFLYEMLHMIPGGHSLIGWIPDTAMPWMSGLIATIVVFWGGWPLLSKGVQSFLTMRLNMFSLISLGSLAAFGYSVAGLLFPGIFPASIIQENGFPHLYFEAAAEIIVLILLGQVLEERTRKKTGNAIKELLDLAPPVATLVSGDGSEREVSASSLKAGDHVRIRPGGKIPADGRVIEGASTLDESMLTGESMPVDKKPGDPVTGATVNGNGSLLVSIERTGAHTMLAQIVTMVSKAQTSRVPVQQLVDKIAAIFVPIVLVIALATFLIWWWVGPAPSFTFGLINAVAVLLIACPCALGLATPLSIVVGTGLGAKNGVLFRNAEAIQALSKVDVVVVDKTGTLTAGKPAVKSVTGFNGFSSATILEIAASLEAQSEHPLARAIIDEARLKNLTLEKAVDVSATTGRGIKGTVGKKTAAAGTLAFMEELQIAVGAEAQKINQESSSTLIYVSEGGKLAGVVELEDPLKPNARDAVSALHDSGVRVIMMTGDRASVARTAAGQAGIKEYFAGVMPDGKAAKIRELQAQGLIVAMAGDGINDAPALAQANVGIAMGSGTDAAIQSAHVTLLKGDLAGIHKARKLSERTMRNIKENLFFAFFYNVAGIPIAAGVLYPFFGILLSPMIAALAMSLSDVCLISNVIRFRKKGLK